One window of the Flavobacteriales bacterium genome contains the following:
- a CDS encoding T9SS type A sorting domain-containing protein gives MRKTLYILFTLTQFATTFAQTSFEISLDPINISNLGGIQSFAFGQHDGKWLIIGGRLDGLHRRQPFASFDVAGNNNKLIVIDPVAQKSWSAPLTSLSVALQEQLSSTNMEFHQEGTTLYIIGGYGYNNASASRKTFNNLTAVDVPMVIDAIINNKTFTSYFRQVSDNMFAITGGHLKKIDSTYYLLGGNKFDGNYNPMGNATYTQVYTDAIYKFKIIDTDTSLSFSLIETMKDAANLHRRDYNAVSQIMPNGAEGITMFSGVFQPNVDLPFLNCVNVDNSGYKVNNDFNQYYNHYHCAVLPAYSKVNNEMHTIFFGGIAQYYDSAEVLIKDDDVPFVKTIARITRDENGTMTEYKLPIEMPQYLGASAEFIPVQTAPYYSNEVLKLDNIGQDSVLVGYIFGGISSSDKNIFFINSGTQSQANSVIYAVYLTNNDKASIDKPINKNLATLKMSVNPNPVSDKIEIAFVLHHKSDVNIILFDANGKMVEQQKLANQLPGSHTFSYKLSRKIASGVYFITLESDREKVTQKIVVQ, from the coding sequence ATGCGAAAGACTTTATACATCCTTTTTACCCTAACTCAGTTTGCAACAACATTTGCTCAAACTTCGTTTGAAATAAGCCTCGACCCAATAAACATTTCCAATTTGGGTGGTATTCAATCGTTTGCTTTTGGGCAACACGATGGCAAATGGCTAATAATTGGTGGCAGATTGGATGGTTTGCACCGCAGGCAGCCTTTTGCCTCGTTTGATGTGGCAGGAAATAATAATAAACTGATTGTGATTGACCCAGTGGCACAAAAAAGTTGGTCGGCACCCTTAACCTCTTTGTCAGTGGCACTTCAAGAGCAATTAAGTTCTACCAACATGGAGTTTCATCAAGAGGGAACTACACTTTATATTATTGGTGGATATGGTTACAACAATGCCTCGGCATCTCGAAAAACGTTTAATAATCTAACAGCAGTTGATGTACCAATGGTTATTGATGCAATAATCAACAACAAGACGTTTACCTCCTATTTTCGCCAAGTAAGCGACAATATGTTTGCCATAACCGGAGGTCATCTAAAAAAAATAGATTCGACCTATTATTTGCTGGGCGGAAATAAATTTGACGGCAACTACAACCCCATGGGCAACGCCACATACACTCAAGTTTATACAGATGCTATTTATAAATTTAAAATTATCGACACCGACACCTCTTTGAGTTTTTCTTTGATAGAAACCATGAAAGACGCGGCCAACCTTCACCGACGAGACTACAACGCTGTGAGCCAAATTATGCCAAACGGAGCGGAAGGAATTACCATGTTTTCGGGGGTTTTTCAGCCAAATGTTGATTTACCCTTTTTAAATTGTGTAAATGTAGATAACTCGGGATATAAAGTAAACAATGATTTCAACCAATATTACAACCACTATCATTGTGCGGTGTTGCCCGCCTACTCGAAGGTCAACAACGAAATGCACACCATTTTTTTTGGTGGCATAGCCCAATATTACGACAGTGCTGAAGTGTTGATTAAAGACGACGATGTGCCTTTTGTTAAAACCATTGCCCGCATTACTCGTGATGAAAATGGAACAATGACCGAATACAAACTTCCGATAGAAATGCCCCAATATTTGGGTGCCAGTGCCGAATTTATTCCGGTTCAAACGGCTCCGTACTACTCAAACGAAGTTCTAAAATTAGACAATATTGGCCAAGACAGCGTTTTGGTTGGTTATATTTTTGGCGGAATAAGCAGCAGCGATAAAAACATTTTTTTCATCAATTCTGGCACACAAAGTCAAGCAAATAGTGTAATATATGCAGTATATCTTACCAATAATGACAAAGCGAGTATAGACAAACCCATAAATAAAAATCTGGCAACGCTAAAAATGTCTGTCAACCCAAATCCGGTTTCCGATAAAATTGAAATTGCTTTTGTGCTGCACCACAAATCGGATGTAAACATTATACTATTTGATGCAAACGGAAAAATGGTTGAACAGCAAAAACTGGCCAATCAATTGCCTGGCAGCCATACTTTTAGCTACAAACTGAGCCGCAAAATAGCCTCCGGCGTTTACTTTATTACCTTGGAATCTGACAGAGAAAAGGTTACCCAAAAAATAGTAGTTCAGTAA
- a CDS encoding PKD domain-containing protein, which produces MKFLKIVGWSKFLVFFLLVSKSIELKACTGLNLNISINQSGNCIPKTVSIQNNTTGANASTAVYKLYVNNTYFDSAVGNSKTFVLSLNRGTFSIKIKATIAGGCADSVISSVVVTNPLAEFNDFINGYSDKPEWINCIQQSTDPDSFNVEAAPKDSLLALHVLWGDGATSSYGNLKKDSIVGHTFPKTGVFTIKFVTTDLNGCVDTTYGTLINERIPTAGIIGPSSGFNVGCAPFSVNFVNNSSNISNGTVFDWDFGNGTKAKFGSNTFKDTIKFIYTGTLCNGTVKLTASNVCGYSQTTWNPIHISQKDKAIFTIDSSNCDPSGVYTFINKSSDSFCLVPDPKQYYWDFGDGTKSGWITGKSNITHNYATEGPKTVYLVAKNKCGEDTMRQVFNVVYTPIPGFVHDTLAGCATAKVNVRDTSIGYGLTRVWQWGDGNTGNSKIDAHTYFGRGNYNLKLLVSNRCGTKSVTKQVVVKDKPTASFSGVTNGCVSHTLNLSNISSTDFTNSATYFWRFGNGDTSILKNPPFITYSDSGKYQLMLVVADTCGIDTAKQNLFVYKVPTIDVSTGGAVCSLDTMFFDNKSIDYDFLVINYGDGTTPDSVYSGINRFGHVFTKSGNFSVIVSAVNKTICQSKDTLQVTIKPNSLAKLKLSDTALCAPATFYMQNQSIDASVFRWFVDGTLVSTNKEIDSLIIGTDTTIKRVKLVADNTIGCRADSVEQVFLTSKNPTAVIGNPMDSGCGPLVDTFLNHSLHAANYVWNFGNGTTSTLDEPTATFNLKSNGDTIYQIQLIAKNWMGCADTALAFRKVFPNPIADFSMDTSNGCFPLLVTFTNLSSPNGTGNPADMKYFWDLGNGGTDTAQHPTNVLYYDSKTIDSVYTVSLSIKSTNGCSASKRSNITVYPKPTVDFSLSQTEGCGPFEPNITNISKPNNFGSIGIMTFDWDFGNGQTSVFQNPSASFRANPVKDTFYTLKLIGYSEHLCADSMQKTVQVFPKPLSSFSLDTNKGCSPLSVQFTNNSVPYDTSSIGDMSFFWSFGNANTSAQTNATETFYETAFANKEYNIQLIAISEHGCRDTAYDTVTVFPTPNAVFTQDKTQGCGPLLVNFKNNSQLNNQNFWNLGSGFSSSPADTAFLFPFVRLMDTTYTVLLFTKSQNGCQSDTAIRTVTVFAQPIADFQPVFDSICWYDEFNFTNNSNGAVFYSWDFGDGVSSTSSSPNYQYKKGSDAYTGLDFEVRLEASSSRNCKDTAIDSVYVYPFTVAQILNNLDSFCSPAVINFINGSQNYSQSLWNFGNENTSTQSQPSFFYQNISNVTKDLMVSLQTTNTFGCVDNDTIRFKIIPEPTADFSPFRMDVCDSGYFSMVNRSINNVSNNWDFGNGKTSNLAEPSLLLVRNRNATANYPVRLIVKNTAGCPDTAIHVVSVNPIMTVDFDTSVISNLCVEDNVAFKNRSKFAVYHKWTFGDGAESRDSMPVYFYKKGGVFSVKYIGYDINGCPDSIEKKAMITVYDRPKANFIFDPINAKMPNSTVSFTDVSISSIGLTYSWNFDDGGATSTQKYPSHTFSDSGIYYVQLLVDNGFCTDTITKPVIIEPYLPIPFFTADNVAGCSPLIVNFSNQSLYANRYRWFFDDGSESDLENPSHSFVYEGKYDIKLVAYGPGGEADTTAQQMITVHPNPMALFNISPTERYLPNAQFAADNQSIGAVTYLWNVSNQNGIWYDSSHKKSPVFQLNASGVFNIDLQVENQFGCRDTFNRPLYITVHDGGKIFIPSAFSPSELNQLNDYFMPVMTGVDPNGYLFRIFNRWGEKIFETTDINMAWDGTYKGRMSEMEQYVFTIDGQFYSGQQFNERGTVYLMR; this is translated from the coding sequence GTGAAGTTTTTAAAAATAGTCGGTTGGTCAAAGTTTTTGGTATTCTTTCTGTTGGTTTCAAAAAGTATCGAACTAAAGGCTTGTACCGGATTAAATCTGAATATTTCAATCAATCAGTCGGGCAATTGCATTCCAAAAACAGTTTCTATTCAAAACAACACTACCGGAGCTAATGCCTCAACTGCGGTGTATAAGTTGTATGTCAATAATACTTATTTCGACTCTGCTGTAGGCAACTCCAAAACGTTTGTGCTTAGTTTAAATAGGGGAACATTCTCTATTAAAATAAAGGCCACCATAGCAGGCGGTTGTGCTGATTCTGTTATTTCGAGTGTTGTGGTTACAAATCCTTTGGCAGAGTTTAACGATTTTATTAATGGCTACTCGGACAAACCGGAGTGGATTAACTGCATTCAGCAAAGCACCGACCCCGACTCATTCAACGTAGAGGCTGCCCCAAAAGATTCGCTTCTTGCCCTCCATGTTTTATGGGGAGATGGGGCCACATCGAGCTACGGAAATTTGAAGAAAGACAGCATTGTGGGGCATACGTTTCCCAAAACCGGTGTCTTTACCATAAAATTTGTAACAACGGATTTAAACGGCTGTGTTGACACAACGTATGGAACTCTGATAAATGAAAGGATACCAACAGCAGGTATTATCGGCCCCAGTTCGGGTTTTAATGTGGGGTGTGCACCTTTTTCGGTCAATTTTGTCAATAATTCATCCAATATTAGCAACGGAACGGTGTTTGACTGGGACTTTGGCAATGGCACCAAAGCAAAATTTGGCAGTAACACCTTTAAGGATACAATTAAATTTATCTATACCGGAACACTTTGTAACGGGACGGTAAAGCTAACCGCCAGCAATGTGTGCGGATATTCTCAAACCACCTGGAATCCGATTCACATTTCGCAAAAAGATAAGGCAATCTTTACCATAGATTCCAGCAATTGTGACCCGTCAGGGGTTTATACTTTTATTAATAAAAGTAGTGACAGTTTTTGCCTCGTACCCGACCCGAAACAATATTATTGGGATTTTGGAGATGGAACGAAAAGCGGATGGATAACGGGTAAATCGAATATAACCCACAATTATGCCACCGAAGGGCCGAAAACAGTTTATTTGGTAGCCAAAAATAAATGTGGCGAAGACACCATGAGGCAGGTATTCAATGTGGTTTATACGCCTATTCCGGGTTTTGTTCATGACACGCTTGCTGGTTGTGCCACTGCCAAAGTAAATGTTAGAGACACCAGCATTGGGTATGGGTTGACTCGTGTTTGGCAATGGGGAGACGGGAATACAGGAAATTCAAAAATAGATGCACATACGTATTTTGGAAGGGGAAATTACAACTTAAAACTCTTGGTTTCTAATAGATGTGGAACAAAGTCAGTGACCAAACAAGTTGTTGTAAAAGACAAGCCTACCGCATCATTCAGCGGAGTTACTAACGGTTGCGTTTCGCACACGCTCAACCTTTCAAATATCAGTTCAACCGATTTTACAAATAGTGCCACCTATTTTTGGCGTTTTGGCAATGGCGATACTTCTATTCTCAAAAATCCACCTTTCATAACCTATTCAGATAGCGGCAAATACCAACTCATGTTGGTGGTGGCCGATACATGCGGCATTGATACTGCCAAACAAAATTTGTTTGTATATAAAGTGCCAACCATTGATGTTTCGACAGGAGGGGCGGTATGCTCTTTGGATACCATGTTCTTTGACAATAAATCGATAGATTATGATTTTTTGGTGATTAATTATGGCGATGGCACTACTCCTGATTCTGTTTATTCTGGTATCAACCGGTTTGGCCATGTTTTTACAAAAAGTGGAAATTTTAGTGTAATAGTTTCAGCTGTAAACAAAACCATTTGCCAAAGCAAAGACACATTGCAGGTAACCATAAAACCAAATTCGTTGGCAAAATTAAAGCTGTCCGATACGGCTTTATGTGCCCCGGCCACATTCTATATGCAAAATCAAAGCATTGATGCAAGTGTGTTTAGGTGGTTTGTCGATGGTACATTGGTATCCACCAATAAGGAAATAGATAGTTTGATTATTGGAACAGATACGACTATAAAACGTGTAAAATTGGTGGCAGACAACACCATTGGATGCAGAGCCGATAGTGTGGAGCAAGTATTTTTGACATCAAAAAACCCAACCGCAGTAATTGGCAATCCAATGGATTCAGGATGCGGCCCTTTGGTGGATACATTCTTAAACCATTCGCTACATGCCGCAAATTATGTGTGGAATTTTGGCAATGGCACTACTTCTACGTTGGATGAGCCAACGGCCACTTTTAATTTGAAAAGCAATGGAGACACCATCTATCAAATACAATTAATTGCCAAAAACTGGATGGGTTGTGCCGATACTGCACTTGCTTTTCGGAAGGTTTTCCCCAATCCGATTGCCGATTTTAGCATGGATACGAGTAATGGTTGTTTTCCGTTGCTGGTCACTTTTACCAACCTATCTTCTCCAAACGGCACTGGAAATCCTGCGGATATGAAATATTTTTGGGATTTGGGCAACGGTGGCACAGATACCGCACAACATCCAACAAATGTGCTGTATTACGATTCAAAAACCATCGATTCGGTTTATACGGTTTCGTTATCCATTAAATCAACCAATGGTTGCTCGGCTTCAAAACGGTCGAACATTACCGTTTATCCAAAACCTACGGTTGATTTTAGCCTTAGTCAAACCGAGGGTTGTGGGCCTTTTGAACCCAATATTACCAACATTTCTAAACCCAACAATTTTGGCTCTATTGGCATCATGACGTTTGATTGGGATTTTGGTAATGGACAGACATCTGTGTTCCAAAATCCGAGTGCCAGTTTTAGGGCCAATCCCGTAAAAGATACTTTTTATACCTTGAAATTGATTGGATATAGCGAGCATTTGTGTGCAGATAGTATGCAAAAAACGGTACAGGTTTTCCCAAAACCTTTGTCCTCTTTTTCTTTAGATACCAATAAGGGCTGCTCACCGCTATCGGTTCAATTTACCAATAATTCCGTGCCGTATGATACCAGCTCTATCGGCGATATGAGTTTTTTCTGGAGTTTTGGAAATGCAAACACCTCTGCCCAAACCAATGCCACAGAAACCTTTTATGAAACCGCCTTTGCCAACAAAGAATATAACATTCAGTTAATTGCAATAAGCGAACATGGTTGTAGGGATACGGCTTATGATACTGTCACGGTTTTTCCGACACCCAATGCGGTTTTTACTCAGGATAAAACTCAAGGATGCGGGCCATTATTGGTCAATTTTAAAAACAACAGTCAGTTAAACAATCAAAATTTTTGGAATTTAGGCTCCGGTTTTTCGTCATCGCCCGCCGATACAGCATTTTTATTTCCGTTTGTTCGCCTAATGGACACCACATACACCGTTCTGCTTTTTACCAAAAGTCAAAATGGTTGCCAAAGCGATACAGCCATCAGAACAGTTACTGTTTTTGCCCAACCCATTGCAGATTTTCAACCTGTATTTGACAGTATTTGTTGGTATGATGAATTTAATTTTACCAACAATTCCAATGGGGCAGTATTTTATTCGTGGGATTTTGGCGATGGTGTTAGTTCTACTTCGAGTAGCCCAAATTACCAATACAAAAAGGGAAGTGATGCTTATACCGGACTTGACTTTGAGGTAAGGTTGGAGGCATCTTCCAGTCGAAATTGTAAGGATACCGCCATTGATTCTGTTTATGTTTATCCGTTTACGGTTGCCCAAATTTTGAATAATCTCGATTCGTTTTGCTCTCCGGCTGTCATCAATTTTATTAATGGTTCGCAAAACTACAGCCAGTCTTTATGGAATTTTGGAAACGAAAACACATCTACTCAAAGCCAACCTTCTTTTTTCTATCAAAACATATCGAATGTTACGAAAGATTTAATGGTTTCACTTCAAACTACCAACACATTTGGCTGTGTTGATAATGATACCATTCGATTTAAAATAATTCCGGAACCTACGGCAGATTTTTCGCCTTTTCGCATGGATGTATGCGACAGCGGATATTTTTCGATGGTAAACCGAAGCATCAACAATGTGAGCAATAACTGGGATTTTGGCAATGGCAAAACGAGCAACCTGGCAGAGCCAAGTCTATTGTTGGTTCGAAACCGAAACGCAACGGCCAATTATCCGGTTAGGCTTATTGTAAAAAATACCGCCGGATGTCCGGATACTGCAATACATGTTGTGTCGGTAAACCCCATCATGACCGTAGATTTTGACACCAGTGTTATTTCAAACCTTTGTGTAGAAGACAATGTGGCTTTTAAAAACCGCTCCAAGTTTGCTGTTTATCACAAATGGACTTTTGGCGATGGAGCAGAAAGTCGGGATTCGATGCCCGTATATTTTTATAAAAAGGGTGGAGTTTTTTCAGTAAAATACATTGGATATGATATAAATGGCTGTCCAGATTCGATAGAGAAAAAAGCAATGATAACCGTTTATGACCGTCCCAAAGCCAACTTTATATTCGACCCGATAAATGCCAAAATGCCCAATTCAACGGTTAGTTTTACAGATGTTTCAATATCTTCTATTGGGTTGACTTATTCTTGGAATTTTGATGACGGTGGAGCTACTTCAACCCAAAAATATCCGTCACATACCTTTTCTGATTCAGGTATTTATTATGTACAATTATTGGTTGATAATGGCTTTTGTACCGACACCATTACCAAGCCGGTAATCATAGAACCCTATTTGCCCATTCCATTTTTTACTGCCGATAATGTTGCCGGATGCAGCCCATTAATCGTAAATTTCTCAAACCAAAGCCTGTATGCCAATCGGTATAGATGGTTTTTTGACGATGGCAGTGAATCGGATTTGGAAAACCCATCACACTCGTTTGTATATGAGGGTAAATACGATATTAAACTGGTGGCATACGGCCCGGGCGGAGAGGCTGACACCACTGCCCAACAAATGATAACCGTACACCCGAACCCGATGGCTCTTTTCAACATTTCGCCTACCGAAAGATATTTGCCAAATGCCCAGTTTGCTGCCGACAATCAGAGCATAGGGGCGGTTACCTACTTGTGGAATGTTTCGAATCAAAACGGTATTTGGTATGATTCTTCGCATAAAAAATCTCCGGTTTTTCAACTCAACGCCAGTGGCGTTTTCAATATCGATTTGCAGGTTGAAAATCAATTTGGATGCCGCGACACGTTTAATAGACCATTGTATATAACGGTGCATGATGGTGGTAAAATTTTCATTCCATCTGCTTTTTCACCCTCCGAGTTAAATCAGCTAAACGACTATTTTATGCCTGTTATGACTGGGGTTGACCCCAATGGCTATTTGTTTAGAATATTTAATCGTTGGGGAGAAAAAATATTTGAGACAACCGATATAAACATGGCATGGGATGGCACATACAAAGGTCGCATGAGCGAAATGGAACAGTATGTTTTTACAATTGATGGGCAGTTTTACAGCGGCCAACAATTCAACGAAAGAGGAACTGTTTACTTAATGCGATAA
- a CDS encoding class I SAM-dependent methyltransferase has translation MEIKNHWENVYATKTPEQVSWTQATPQTSLDLIATFQLPKSANIIDVGGGDSHLVDFLLELGYQNITVLDVSGKALERAQKRLGEKAKNVEWIECNILDFTPTKQYDLWHDRAAFHFLTSVEDIEKYVDTVSNFVCNGLCIATFSTEGPLKCSGLSISQYDEKKLCELFDNCFKKVACHTENHTTPFDTKQNFLFCTFQKKIVKTEST, from the coding sequence ATGGAAATAAAAAATCATTGGGAAAATGTGTATGCCACCAAAACACCCGAACAGGTAAGTTGGACACAGGCAACACCGCAAACATCATTGGATTTAATTGCAACATTCCAATTGCCAAAATCTGCGAACATTATCGATGTTGGAGGTGGTGACAGCCATTTGGTTGATTTTTTATTAGAACTTGGATACCAAAACATTACGGTTCTTGATGTTTCGGGCAAAGCATTGGAAAGGGCTCAAAAACGATTGGGCGAAAAAGCAAAAAATGTGGAGTGGATTGAGTGCAACATTCTTGATTTCACACCAACAAAGCAATATGACCTTTGGCATGACCGAGCTGCCTTTCATTTTTTGACTTCGGTAGAAGATATTGAAAAATATGTGGATACGGTATCCAATTTTGTGTGCAATGGCCTTTGCATTGCCACCTTTTCGACCGAAGGTCCACTAAAATGCAGCGGGCTATCTATTTCTCAATATGACGAAAAAAAACTGTGCGAGTTGTTCGATAATTGCTTTAAAAAAGTTGCTTGTCATACAGAAAACCATACAACACCCTTTGATACAAAACAGAATTTTTTGTTCTGCACTTTTCAAAAAAAGATAGTTAAAACGGAGTCAACATGA